The following proteins are encoded in a genomic region of Bosea beijingensis:
- a CDS encoding TRAP transporter substrate-binding protein has protein sequence MTISRRTLLQASAAASAIGTFHIGRANAQAAEFTYKYANNLPVAHPMNARANEAVAKIKQETNGRVDIQIFPNNQLGSDTDMLSQVRSGGVEFFTLSPLILSTLVANASLSGIGFAFPNYDAVWKAMDGELGTYVRGQINKANLVVMDKIWDNGFRQITSSKGPVNTPDDLKGFKIRVPVSPLWTSMFTAFQSAPASINFAEVYTALQTKVVDGQENPLAIIATAKLFEVQKYLSLTNHMWDGFWFLANRRAWERLPEDLRAIVAKNINAAALLERDDVAKLNAGLQGELQSKGMAINETKADAFREALRKAGFYAEWKKKYGDEAWAILEKAVGSSLS, from the coding sequence ATGACCATTTCGCGCCGTACACTGCTCCAGGCCTCGGCCGCCGCCTCCGCCATCGGCACCTTCCATATCGGCCGCGCCAATGCCCAGGCCGCCGAGTTCACCTATAAATACGCCAACAACCTGCCCGTCGCGCACCCGATGAATGCCCGCGCCAACGAGGCGGTGGCGAAGATCAAGCAGGAGACCAACGGCCGGGTCGACATCCAGATCTTCCCGAACAACCAGCTCGGCTCCGACACCGACATGCTGAGCCAGGTCCGCTCGGGCGGCGTCGAGTTCTTCACGCTCTCGCCGCTGATCCTCTCGACGCTGGTCGCCAACGCCTCGCTCTCCGGTATCGGCTTCGCCTTCCCGAACTACGATGCGGTCTGGAAGGCGATGGACGGCGAGCTCGGGACTTACGTCCGCGGCCAGATCAACAAGGCCAACCTCGTCGTCATGGACAAGATCTGGGATAACGGCTTCCGCCAGATCACCTCGTCCAAGGGCCCAGTCAACACGCCGGATGATCTCAAGGGCTTCAAGATCCGCGTGCCGGTCTCGCCGCTCTGGACCTCGATGTTCACCGCCTTCCAGTCGGCTCCCGCCTCGATCAACTTCGCCGAGGTCTACACCGCGCTGCAGACCAAGGTCGTCGACGGCCAGGAGAACCCGCTCGCGATCATCGCGACCGCCAAGCTCTTCGAGGTGCAGAAATACCTCTCGCTGACCAATCACATGTGGGACGGCTTCTGGTTCCTGGCCAACCGTCGCGCCTGGGAGCGTCTGCCGGAAGACCTGCGCGCCATCGTCGCCAAGAACATCAACGCCGCCGCGCTGCTGGAGCGCGACGACGTCGCCAAGCTCAATGCCGGCCTGCAGGGCGAATTGCAGTCGAAGGGCATGGCGATCAACGAGACCAAGGCCGACGCCTTCCGCGAGGCGCTGCGCAAGGCCGGCTTCTACGCCGAGTGGAAGAAGAAGTACGGCGACGAGGCCTGGGCGATACTGGAGAAGGCCGTCGGCAGCTCGCTGAGCTGA
- a CDS encoding SDR family NAD(P)-dependent oxidoreductase, which yields MADRLKGKIAIVFGAGSSGPGWGNGKAAAVAYAREGAGVACIDLNHDAAKETAEIIAGEGGRALALAANVTDLASVEACVAETIRHFGRLDILHNNVGVTHMGGPVELSEEQFNASLQLNLGSVYRCAKAVIPEMLKGGGGAIVNISSLAAIRWTGYPYFAYYATKAAVNQATVALAMQYARQGIRANCIMPGLIDTPLIYKQISSQYASVEEMVAARDAQVPMGKMGTAWDIANAAVFLASDEAKFITGVCLPVDGGQSCTTAPLG from the coding sequence ATGGCCGACCGGCTGAAGGGCAAGATCGCTATCGTCTTCGGCGCCGGCTCCTCCGGCCCCGGTTGGGGCAATGGCAAGGCTGCGGCCGTCGCCTATGCCCGCGAAGGTGCCGGCGTCGCCTGCATCGACCTGAACCATGACGCTGCCAAGGAAACCGCGGAGATCATCGCCGGCGAAGGCGGCAGGGCACTCGCGCTTGCCGCCAATGTCACTGATCTCGCCTCGGTCGAGGCCTGCGTCGCTGAAACCATCAGGCATTTCGGCCGGCTCGACATCCTCCACAACAATGTCGGCGTCACCCATATGGGCGGCCCGGTGGAGCTGTCGGAAGAGCAGTTCAACGCCTCGCTCCAACTCAATCTCGGCTCGGTCTATCGCTGCGCCAAGGCCGTGATTCCGGAGATGCTGAAAGGCGGCGGCGGCGCCATCGTCAACATCTCCTCGCTCGCCGCCATCCGCTGGACCGGCTACCCGTACTTTGCCTATTACGCGACCAAGGCGGCGGTGAACCAGGCAACGGTCGCGCTCGCGATGCAATATGCGAGGCAGGGGATCCGCGCGAACTGTATCATGCCCGGCCTGATCGACACGCCGCTGATCTACAAGCAGATCTCCTCGCAATACGCCTCCGTCGAGGAAATGGTCGCCGCCCGCGATGCGCAGGTGCCGATGGGCAAGATGGGCACCGCCTGGGACATCGCCAACGCGGCCGTGTTCCTCGCCTCCGACGAAGCGAAATTCATCACGGGCGTCTGCCTCCCGGTCGATGGCGGCCAGAGCTGCACGACCGCGCCGCTGGGCTGA
- a CDS encoding MurR/RpiR family transcriptional regulator, which produces MSDTAVAELPRDFDELRASILAQRESLPKRIAQIAAYALDNPDEIAFGTAASIAVSAGVQPSTLIRFAQHLGFDGFTSLQGVFRARLRERNSSYEERLNTLRGGDGTAAGNHRILDGFLTASRKSLDVMSRTLDEGTLDRAIDVLARAETIYILARRRSYPIASYLAYALGKLEVRNQLVESAAGLDPEIIAFATPKDAVLVISFSPYAPATIEDARGLAERGVPLVAITDSAFSPLASIAKLWFEVAEADFGGFRTLASTMALSMALAVGVGEARRTGRGKARRGGQA; this is translated from the coding sequence ATGAGCGACACCGCCGTTGCGGAGCTGCCGCGCGATTTCGACGAACTGCGCGCATCGATCCTCGCCCAGCGTGAGAGCCTGCCCAAGCGCATCGCCCAGATCGCAGCCTATGCCCTCGACAATCCCGACGAGATCGCCTTCGGCACCGCCGCCAGCATCGCGGTCTCGGCCGGCGTCCAGCCCTCCACGCTGATCCGCTTCGCCCAGCATCTCGGCTTCGACGGTTTCACCAGCCTGCAGGGCGTCTTCCGCGCAAGGTTGCGCGAGCGCAACTCCAGCTATGAGGAGCGCCTCAACACGCTGCGGGGCGGCGACGGAACGGCTGCCGGCAACCACCGCATCCTCGACGGTTTCCTCACCGCATCGCGCAAGTCGCTGGACGTGATGAGCCGCACCCTCGACGAGGGCACGCTCGACCGCGCCATCGATGTGCTGGCCCGCGCCGAGACGATCTATATCCTTGCTCGCCGCCGCTCCTATCCGATCGCGAGCTATCTGGCTTATGCGCTGGGCAAGCTCGAAGTCCGCAACCAGCTCGTCGAGTCGGCCGCTGGCCTCGATCCGGAGATCATCGCCTTCGCCACGCCGAAGGATGCCGTCCTCGTCATCAGCTTCTCACCCTATGCGCCGGCCACGATCGAGGATGCGCGCGGCCTCGCCGAACGCGGCGTACCGCTCGTCGCCATCACCGACAGCGCCTTCTCCCCGCTCGCCAGCATCGCCAAGCTCTGGTTTGAGGTCGCCGAGGCGGATTTCGGGGGGTTCCGCACGCTGGCTTCGACCATGGCCCTCTCGATGGCGCTCGCCGTCGGCGTCGGCGAAGCCCGCCGGACCGGGCGCGGCAAGGCCCGTCGCGGCGGCCAAGCCTAA
- a CDS encoding bifunctional 5-dehydro-2-deoxygluconokinase/5-dehydro-2-deoxyphosphogluconate aldolase: MTGPLGGSTQALDVITIGRASVDLYGQQIGSRLEDVTSFAKSVGGCPANIAIGTARLGLRSALLTRVGNEQFGRFLREQLGREGVNLDGLKTDPERLTALAILSVESDKSFPLLFYRENCADMALEEGDIDPAFIAKARAVVVTGTHFARPSPEAAQRKAMKLMRGNGGKVVLDIDYRPNLWGLAGHDAGDNRYIASQAVSERMKTVLPGCDLIIGTEEEVLIASGESELLPALKTIRALTPATIVLKRGPMGCIVYEGAIPDDLEKGIIGKGFPIEVYNVLGAGDAFMSGFLRGWLGGESLQTAATWANACGAFAVSRLLCSPESPTFEELQYFLRNGSPHRALRKDADINHIHWATTRRRDIPSLMALACDHRSQLEEIAAKAGADPARIRDFKVLAVKAAARVADGRPGYGMLLDEKHGREAMFEFGRHPFAWLGRPVELPGSRPLRFETSQDIGSLLPEWPVDHCIKALCFYHPDDSEELKREQQEKLRGLFEAARKVGREVLIEIIAGKNGPLGPDTISRALEEIYALGIKPDWWKLEPQSSPAAWTAIEKTIAKHDPWCRGVLLLGLDAPAEELEAGFAATAGTPIVKGFAVGRTIFMSAAEGWLAGKLDDEAAIADMARRFEALTGLWLATRGRKAA; this comes from the coding sequence ATGACGGGACCGCTCGGCGGATCGACGCAGGCGCTCGACGTCATCACCATCGGCCGCGCCTCGGTCGATCTCTATGGTCAGCAGATCGGTTCGCGGCTGGAGGATGTCACCTCCTTCGCCAAGTCGGTCGGAGGCTGCCCGGCCAATATTGCCATCGGCACCGCCAGGCTCGGCCTGCGCTCGGCTTTGCTCACCCGCGTCGGCAACGAGCAGTTCGGCCGTTTCCTGCGCGAGCAGCTCGGCCGCGAAGGCGTCAACCTCGACGGCCTCAAGACCGACCCCGAGCGCCTGACCGCCCTCGCCATCCTCTCGGTCGAGAGCGACAAGTCCTTCCCGCTGCTGTTCTATCGCGAAAACTGCGCCGACATGGCGCTGGAGGAAGGCGATATCGATCCAGCCTTCATCGCCAAGGCCCGCGCCGTCGTGGTCACCGGCACGCATTTCGCCCGGCCCAGCCCCGAGGCTGCCCAGCGCAAGGCGATGAAGCTGATGCGCGGCAACGGCGGCAAGGTCGTGCTCGACATCGACTACCGCCCGAACCTCTGGGGCCTCGCCGGCCACGACGCCGGCGACAACCGCTACATCGCCTCGCAGGCCGTGTCAGAGCGGATGAAGACCGTCCTGCCCGGCTGCGACCTCATCATCGGCACGGAAGAGGAAGTGCTGATCGCCTCGGGCGAAAGCGAATTGCTGCCGGCGCTGAAGACGATCCGCGCGCTGACCCCGGCGACCATCGTGCTCAAGCGCGGCCCGATGGGCTGCATCGTCTATGAGGGCGCGATTCCCGACGACCTCGAGAAGGGCATTATCGGCAAGGGCTTCCCGATCGAGGTCTACAACGTCCTGGGCGCCGGCGACGCCTTCATGTCCGGCTTCCTGCGCGGCTGGCTCGGCGGCGAAAGCCTCCAGACCGCCGCGACCTGGGCCAATGCCTGCGGCGCCTTCGCCGTCTCGCGCCTGCTCTGCTCGCCGGAAAGCCCGACCTTCGAGGAATTGCAGTACTTCCTCAGGAACGGCAGCCCGCACCGCGCGCTACGCAAGGACGCGGACATCAACCACATCCACTGGGCGACGACGCGCCGCCGGGACATCCCCTCGCTGATGGCGCTCGCCTGCGACCATCGCTCGCAGCTTGAAGAAATCGCCGCGAAGGCCGGCGCCGATCCCGCCCGCATCCGCGATTTCAAGGTGCTGGCGGTGAAGGCTGCCGCCCGCGTCGCCGATGGCCGCCCGGGCTACGGCATGCTGCTCGACGAGAAGCATGGCCGCGAGGCGATGTTCGAGTTCGGCCGCCATCCCTTCGCCTGGCTCGGCCGCCCGGTCGAGCTTCCCGGCTCACGCCCGCTGCGCTTCGAGACGAGCCAGGATATCGGTTCGCTCCTGCCGGAATGGCCGGTCGATCACTGCATCAAGGCGCTCTGCTTCTATCATCCGGACGATTCCGAGGAGCTGAAGCGCGAGCAGCAGGAGAAGCTGCGCGGCCTGTTCGAGGCGGCGCGCAAGGTCGGCCGCGAAGTGCTGATCGAGATCATCGCCGGCAAGAACGGCCCGCTCGGTCCCGATACGATTTCGCGGGCGCTGGAGGAAATCTACGCGCTCGGCATCAAGCCCGACTGGTGGAAGCTGGAGCCACAATCCTCCCCCGCCGCCTGGACTGCGATCGAGAAGACCATCGCCAAGCACGATCCCTGGTGCCGCGGCGTGCTGCTGCTCGGGCTCGATGCTCCCGCGGAGGAGCTGGAAGCCGGCTTCGCCGCCACTGCCGGCACCCCCATCGTCAAGGGCTTCGCCGTCGGCCGTACCATCTTCATGAGCGCGGCGGAGGGCTGGCTTGCCGGCAAGCTCGACGACGAAGCGGCGATCGCCGACATGGCCAGGCGCTTCGAAGCCTTGACCGGTCTCTGGCTTGCCACGCGCGGCCGGAAGGCAGCATAG
- the iolD gene encoding 3D-(3,5/4)-trihydroxycyclohexane-1,2-dione acylhydrolase (decyclizing): protein MMSTVRLTMAQALTRYLVAQMTEIGGERLPIFGGVWAIFGHGNVAGLGEALWHERDRLPTFRAHNEQAMAHAAIAYAKANMRRRFMAATTSIGPGATNLVTAAALAHVNRLPVLLLPGDVFANRIPDPVLQQVEAFGDGTVSANDCFRPVSRYFDRITRPEQIIPALTRAMQVLTDPAECGPVTLALCQDVQAEAYDYPESFFSERLWTPRRSRADRTELKAAAEALKAAKKPLIVAGGGVLYSGASDELARFSAATGIPVCETQGGKSALPDDNTLNMAAVGVTGTGAANRLAAEADLVLAVGTRLQDFTTGSWALFGAAQKTIIGLNVQPFDAGKHRALPLVADAREGLVELAETIGGWKAPESWTNNAKSGKADWQKEAGKATAASNASLPSDAQVIGAVQRTLGSDVILLHAAGGLPGELHKLWQAGAPGTYHAEYGFCMGYEIAGGLGAKMARPDKEVVVMVGDGSYLMLNSEIATSVMLGLKLTIVLLDNRGFGCINRLQNATGGQSFNNLLKDSRYETLPEIDFVQHAASMGAIAVKAASIAELETALAQAKANTRTTVVVIDTDPLISTGAGGAWWDVAVPEVSDREQVRTARANYDERRKRQTIGN, encoded by the coding sequence ATCATGAGCACCGTCCGCCTCACCATGGCGCAGGCGCTGACGCGCTATCTCGTCGCGCAGATGACCGAGATCGGCGGCGAGCGCCTGCCCATCTTCGGCGGCGTCTGGGCGATCTTCGGCCATGGCAATGTCGCCGGCCTCGGCGAGGCGCTCTGGCACGAGCGCGACCGCCTGCCGACCTTCCGCGCCCATAACGAGCAAGCCATGGCCCATGCGGCCATCGCCTATGCCAAGGCGAACATGCGCCGCCGCTTCATGGCCGCGACCACCTCGATCGGCCCCGGTGCGACCAATCTCGTCACCGCTGCCGCGCTCGCCCATGTCAACCGCCTGCCGGTGCTGCTGCTGCCGGGCGACGTCTTCGCCAACCGCATTCCCGATCCCGTGCTTCAGCAGGTCGAGGCTTTCGGCGACGGCACCGTCTCGGCCAATGACTGCTTCCGGCCGGTTTCGCGCTATTTCGACCGCATCACCCGGCCCGAGCAGATCATCCCGGCGCTGACCCGCGCCATGCAGGTGCTGACCGATCCGGCCGAATGCGGCCCGGTCACGCTCGCGCTCTGCCAGGACGTGCAGGCCGAGGCCTATGACTACCCCGAGAGCTTCTTTTCTGAGCGCCTCTGGACGCCGCGCCGCTCCCGCGCCGATCGCACCGAACTCAAGGCCGCAGCCGAAGCACTGAAAGCCGCGAAGAAGCCGCTCATCGTCGCCGGTGGCGGCGTGCTCTATTCCGGCGCCAGCGACGAACTCGCCCGCTTCTCGGCAGCGACCGGTATACCCGTCTGCGAGACGCAAGGCGGCAAATCCGCCCTGCCCGACGATAACACGCTCAACATGGCCGCCGTCGGCGTCACCGGCACGGGCGCGGCCAACCGACTCGCCGCGGAAGCCGACCTCGTGCTGGCCGTCGGCACCCGCCTGCAGGATTTCACCACCGGTTCCTGGGCACTGTTCGGCGCAGCGCAAAAGACGATCATCGGCCTCAACGTCCAGCCCTTCGACGCCGGCAAGCACCGCGCCCTGCCCCTGGTTGCCGACGCTCGTGAGGGCCTGGTCGAACTGGCCGAGACCATCGGCGGCTGGAAGGCCCCCGAAAGCTGGACCAACAATGCCAAGAGCGGCAAGGCCGACTGGCAGAAGGAAGCGGGCAAGGCGACCGCCGCCAGCAATGCGTCCCTGCCCTCGGACGCGCAGGTCATCGGCGCGGTCCAGCGCACGCTGGGCTCCGACGTCATCCTGCTCCATGCGGCAGGCGGCCTGCCCGGCGAACTGCACAAGCTCTGGCAGGCCGGCGCGCCCGGCACCTACCATGCCGAATACGGCTTCTGCATGGGCTACGAGATCGCCGGCGGGCTCGGCGCCAAGATGGCTCGGCCCGACAAGGAGGTCGTCGTCATGGTCGGCGACGGCTCCTATCTCATGCTCAATTCCGAGATCGCGACCTCGGTGATGCTGGGCCTCAAGCTCACCATCGTCCTGCTCGACAATCGCGGCTTCGGCTGCATCAACCGCCTGCAGAACGCGACCGGTGGCCAGAGCTTCAACAACCTGCTCAAGGACAGCAGGTACGAAACCTTGCCGGAAATCGATTTCGTCCAGCACGCCGCCAGCATGGGCGCGATCGCCGTGAAGGCAGCCTCGATTGCCGAACTCGAAACAGCACTGGCGCAGGCCAAGGCCAACACCCGCACGACCGTCGTCGTCATCGACACCGACCCGCTGATCTCGACCGGTGCCGGCGGCGCCTGGTGGGATGTCGCGGTGCCCGAGGTGAGTGATCGCGAGCAGGTCCGCACGGCGCGAGCGAATTACGACGAACGACGCAAGCGTCAGACCATCGGCAACTAA
- the iolE gene encoding myo-inosose-2 dehydratase has protein sequence MIRIGANPIGWSNDDMLEIGGDIPLETCLKEAHKAGFTGMELGNKFPRDAAKLKPILDAHGHALVSGWYSTELLVRDAAAEMVAVKAHATLLRDMGCSVLIAAETSNAIHSDITRPLSARPVLPKNRWDDFGARYTNFAEALKAEYGLQLVYHHHMGTVVQTEAEIDRFMGVTSAAVGLLLDTGHATWGGGDPARIARHWKARIHHVHCKDIREAVMWRSNREDWSFLESVLAGVYTVPGDGLIDYVRVLQELQGYSGWIVVEAEQDPKKAEPATYAKLGHANLSRFIKEAGLV, from the coding sequence ATGATCCGCATCGGCGCGAACCCCATCGGCTGGTCGAATGACGACATGCTGGAGATCGGCGGCGACATCCCGCTCGAAACCTGCCTGAAGGAGGCCCACAAAGCAGGCTTCACCGGCATGGAGCTCGGCAACAAGTTTCCGCGCGACGCGGCGAAGCTGAAGCCGATCCTCGACGCCCACGGCCATGCCCTGGTCTCGGGCTGGTACTCGACCGAACTGCTCGTCCGTGACGCCGCCGCCGAGATGGTCGCCGTGAAGGCGCATGCGACGCTGCTGCGCGACATGGGCTGCTCGGTCCTGATCGCGGCGGAGACCTCAAACGCGATCCATTCCGACATCACCAGGCCGCTCTCGGCCCGTCCCGTCCTGCCGAAGAACCGCTGGGACGATTTCGGCGCGCGCTACACCAATTTCGCGGAAGCCCTGAAGGCCGAATACGGCCTCCAGCTCGTCTATCACCATCACATGGGTACCGTGGTGCAGACCGAGGCCGAGATCGACCGGTTCATGGGCGTCACGAGCGCGGCCGTCGGCCTCCTCCTCGATACCGGCCATGCCACCTGGGGCGGCGGCGATCCCGCCCGGATCGCCCGTCATTGGAAGGCGCGCATCCACCATGTCCATTGCAAGGACATCCGCGAGGCGGTGATGTGGCGCTCGAACCGCGAGGACTGGTCCTTCCTCGAATCCGTGCTTGCCGGCGTCTATACCGTGCCGGGCGACGGCCTGATCGACTATGTCCGCGTGCTCCAGGAATTGCAGGGTTATTCGGGCTGGATCGTGGTCGAGGCCGAGCAGGATCCGAAGAAGGCGGAGCCCGCGACCTATGCGAAGCTCGGCCACGCCAATCTCAGCCGCTTCATCAAGGAAGCCGGGCTGGTTTGA
- the iolB gene encoding 5-deoxy-glucuronate isomerase, which produces MSHLKVKPQGTSGRVTHVTPENAGWTYVGFDLHRLKAGETVSAQTGDRETCLVFVTGKGTVTAGGRALGELGQRMSPFEGKPWSVYLPEGSDWSVTATTNLELAVCTAPGLEGGLPVRVISPDDLGQETRGKGSNTRHVTNILPENEPADSLLVVEVITPAGNTSSYPPHKHDRDDLPRESHLEETYYHRLNPPQGFGFQRVYTDDRSLDEAMAIEDGDVVLVPKGYHPCATCHGYDLYYLNVMAGPRRTWKFHNATEHEWLLKS; this is translated from the coding sequence ATGTCCCATCTCAAGGTCAAGCCGCAGGGCACGAGCGGTCGCGTCACACATGTCACGCCGGAAAATGCCGGCTGGACCTATGTCGGTTTCGACCTGCACCGCCTGAAGGCGGGCGAGACCGTTTCGGCGCAGACCGGCGACCGCGAGACCTGCCTCGTCTTCGTCACCGGCAAGGGCACGGTCACGGCCGGCGGCAGGGCGCTCGGCGAACTCGGCCAGCGCATGAGCCCTTTCGAGGGCAAGCCCTGGTCGGTCTACCTGCCGGAGGGTTCCGACTGGTCGGTCACCGCGACCACCAATCTGGAGCTCGCCGTCTGCACGGCGCCTGGGCTCGAGGGCGGCCTGCCCGTCCGCGTCATCAGCCCGGACGATCTCGGCCAGGAAACCCGCGGCAAGGGTTCCAACACCCGCCACGTCACCAACATCCTGCCCGAGAACGAGCCGGCGGATTCATTGCTCGTGGTCGAGGTCATCACCCCCGCTGGCAATACCTCGAGCTATCCCCCGCACAAGCACGACCGTGACGACCTGCCGCGCGAATCCCATCTGGAGGAGACCTATTACCACCGGCTGAACCCGCCGCAGGGTTTCGGCTTCCAGCGCGTCTATACCGATGACCGCAGCCTGGACGAGGCGATGGCGATCGAAGATGGCGACGTCGTTCTGGTGCCCAAGGGCTATCACCCCTGCGCCACCTGCCACGGCTACGATCTCTACTATCTCAACGTCATGGCCGGCCCGAGGCGGACCTGGAAGTTCCACAACGCCACCGAGCATGAGTGGCTCTTGAAGAGCTGA
- a CDS encoding YkvA family protein, producing MLLERAKKWARLLKRDVIALWIAARDSRTPWYAKLAAGAVAAYALSPIDLIPDFIPILGYLDDLIIVPIGILLVVKLIPEPLMAEYRAMAAGQARQASHGGMIAILAIWIAAAAALLWCVWPGGSR from the coding sequence ATGTTGCTGGAGCGAGCGAAGAAGTGGGCGCGCCTGCTGAAGCGCGACGTGATCGCGCTGTGGATAGCGGCTCGCGACAGCCGGACGCCCTGGTATGCGAAGCTCGCGGCGGGTGCGGTCGCGGCCTATGCGCTCAGCCCCATCGACCTCATCCCGGATTTCATCCCGATCCTCGGCTATCTCGATGACCTGATCATCGTGCCGATCGGCATCCTCCTCGTGGTTAAGCTCATTCCCGAGCCGTTGATGGCCGAGTACCGGGCGATGGCGGCAGGGCAGGCCAGGCAGGCGAGCCATGGCGGCATGATCGCGATACTGGCAATCTGGATCGCGGCTGCAGCCGCGCTGCTGTGGTGTGTGTGGCCGGGAGGATCGCGCTGA
- a CDS encoding polyhydroxyalkanoic acid system family protein, translating to MGKPVSITISHDLGRDAALARLRGGIDTIRDRLGMVRMQLVEERWEGDALHLGVGALGQTVHGRVEVEDRLIRVEVTLPWMLAVFAEKLKIGVEKQGQILLEKPKA from the coding sequence ATGGGCAAACCCGTCTCCATCACCATCTCGCATGATCTCGGCCGGGACGCAGCGCTGGCGCGTCTGCGCGGCGGCATCGACACGATCCGCGACCGGCTCGGCATGGTCCGGATGCAACTGGTCGAGGAGCGCTGGGAGGGCGATGCCCTGCATCTCGGCGTCGGCGCGCTTGGCCAGACCGTCCATGGCCGCGTCGAGGTCGAAGACAGGCTGATCCGCGTCGAGGTGACGCTGCCCTGGATGCTCGCGGTCTTCGCCGAGAAGCTCAAGATCGGCGTCGAGAAGCAGGGCCAGATCCTGCTGGAGAAGCCGAAGGCCTGA